A window of Rufibacter sp. LB8 contains these coding sequences:
- a CDS encoding transketolase, translated as MNPFNYNAEQLLDVAHQVRRDIVRMVHAVNSGHPGGSLGCAEFLVSLYFKQMTHNPKFNMDGIGEDLFFLSNGHISPVWYSVLARAGYFEVKELATFRKLNSRLQGHPATEENLPGIRIASGSLGQGPSVAIGAAQVKKLNNDDKLVYVLTGDGELEEGQVWEAAMYAAHHKVDNFIWTVDYNGQQIDGPVDAVMSLGNLRAKFEAFGWKVLHCENGNDFAQLLPVLDEAKALTGQGQPICILMNTQMGYGVDFMMGSHKWHGVAPNDAQLQEALLQLKETLNDY; from the coding sequence ATGAACCCTTTCAACTACAACGCTGAGCAATTGCTGGATGTGGCGCACCAGGTCCGGAGAGACATTGTGCGCATGGTACACGCCGTGAACTCCGGTCATCCCGGCGGCTCACTGGGCTGCGCTGAATTTCTGGTGTCTCTGTACTTCAAGCAGATGACCCACAACCCCAAATTCAACATGGACGGCATTGGCGAAGACTTGTTTTTCCTTTCCAACGGCCACATTTCGCCAGTTTGGTACAGTGTGTTGGCGCGCGCGGGTTATTTTGAGGTGAAAGAACTGGCCACGTTTAGAAAGTTGAATTCACGGTTACAAGGTCACCCTGCCACGGAGGAAAACTTGCCGGGCATTAGAATCGCTTCTGGTTCTTTGGGTCAGGGTCCGTCGGTAGCCATTGGTGCAGCGCAGGTGAAAAAGTTGAACAACGATGATAAACTGGTCTACGTGCTCACCGGCGACGGCGAGTTGGAGGAAGGCCAGGTGTGGGAAGCCGCCATGTACGCCGCCCACCACAAAGTAGACAACTTCATCTGGACCGTAGATTACAACGGCCAGCAGATAGACGGCCCCGTAGATGCCGTGATGAGCCTAGGCAACCTGCGCGCTAAGTTTGAAGCCTTCGGGTGGAAAGTGCTGCACTGCGAAAACGGAAACGATTTTGCCCAATTACTTCCGGTTTTAGATGAAGCAAAAGCTTTGACCGGTCAAGGCCAGCCTATCTGTATTTTGATGAACACCCAAATGGGCTACGGTGTGGACTTCATGATGGGCTCGCACAAATGGCACGGCGTGGCACCGAATGACGCGCAGTTGCAGGAAGCTTTGCTTCAGCTGA
- the bcp gene encoding thioredoxin-dependent thiol peroxidase, which yields MEIGQTAPDFEVKDQDGNLVKLSNYRGKKVVLYFYPKDDTPGCTAQACDLRDNHERLLAQGYVVLGVSVDSEKSHKKFIEKFNLPFPLLADTEHEIVEKYGVWQEKSMYGRKYMGTMRYTFIIDEQGVIEDIITKVDTKNHTAQLLK from the coding sequence ATGGAAATAGGACAAACCGCCCCAGATTTTGAGGTGAAGGACCAAGACGGTAACTTGGTAAAACTGAGCAATTACCGAGGCAAGAAAGTGGTGCTGTACTTCTACCCCAAAGATGACACACCCGGCTGCACCGCCCAAGCTTGCGACCTACGCGACAACCATGAACGGCTTCTGGCGCAGGGCTACGTGGTATTGGGTGTGAGCGTAGACAGTGAGAAATCACACAAGAAGTTCATAGAGAAGTTCAACCTACCCTTCCCGCTGCTGGCCGACACGGAGCACGAGATTGTGGAGAAATACGGCGTGTGGCAGGAGAAAAGCATGTACGGCCGCAAATACATGGGCACCATGCGCTACACCTTTATCATCGATGAACAAGGCGTGATTGAGGACATCATCACCAAAGTAGACACCAAAAACCACACGGCGCAGCTTCTCAAATAA
- a CDS encoding M23 family metallopeptidase, translating into MQNFLSGSMGEIRPNHFHGGIDIKTDMRIGLPVYAAADGYISKVRISSYGYGWQIFVTHPGGLVTTYAHLSAFAPTLAQYMLQQQYQKKSFDIEVNPEPDQFPVKKGDVMAFSGNTGGSGGPHLHFEVRDSNNNLLNPLRYGFSEIVDQVPPTVYNFALNPMGIDGRVQGEFSRKEFTPTKVGTNYTYKDTLTAAGLLGLEVQAIDQYSGANNSNGVQAMELKINGETVYRHNIDNVPFEKSRQVSAHINYPVLKLNNRAFQRLYVADGNTLPIYEIDNNRGRFRVEEGKFYDVTVDLQDSYRNVTQLKFVLRGTGTAYQALATTKITAPKISHEVMESILKITVADTATAPRNLDLYIGNFKYAVIPSYTTAAGSVYLYNMIGGVPDSAEVGYTKTRFPFNHVVPPGTEFLYSNRFMDITFAEKSLYDTLYLQTSHDAQDVFSINNPLTTLYQGAKVTIRPRQLPADKTKAAVYNLGWGKSRGFLGGTWNGDAITFNVRDLGKFKVLSDTVAPTMRLVKKSPSEISFKIADNLSGIASWSCEVNGQWLLLKWEHKSSTLTSERLDKTVPLSGNVVLKVKDYMGNEGVFTTKI; encoded by the coding sequence GTGCAAAATTTCCTATCGGGGAGCATGGGCGAAATCAGGCCCAACCACTTCCACGGCGGCATTGACATCAAAACTGACATGCGGATTGGCTTGCCCGTGTACGCGGCCGCTGATGGCTATATTTCAAAAGTCAGGATTTCAAGCTACGGCTACGGCTGGCAGATATTTGTGACGCACCCCGGCGGTTTGGTAACCACGTACGCCCACTTGAGCGCGTTTGCCCCAACCCTAGCGCAGTATATGTTGCAGCAGCAGTACCAGAAAAAGTCCTTTGACATAGAAGTGAACCCTGAACCAGACCAGTTCCCGGTGAAGAAAGGCGACGTGATGGCCTTCTCCGGTAACACGGGCGGATCTGGCGGACCCCATCTGCACTTTGAGGTAAGAGATTCTAACAATAATCTGCTTAACCCCTTGCGCTACGGCTTCTCTGAAATTGTAGACCAGGTTCCGCCTACCGTGTACAATTTCGCGCTGAACCCCATGGGCATTGACGGACGGGTACAAGGTGAATTCTCGCGCAAGGAATTCACACCTACTAAAGTGGGCACAAATTACACCTACAAAGACACGCTCACGGCCGCCGGTTTGCTGGGTCTGGAAGTGCAGGCCATTGACCAATATTCCGGAGCAAATAACTCCAACGGCGTGCAGGCCATGGAACTCAAAATTAACGGCGAGACCGTTTATAGACATAACATAGACAATGTGCCTTTTGAAAAATCGAGGCAAGTATCGGCGCACATCAATTACCCGGTCTTAAAGTTGAACAACCGAGCTTTCCAGCGGTTGTATGTAGCTGATGGTAATACGCTTCCTATTTATGAAATTGACAATAACCGCGGAAGATTCAGAGTTGAAGAAGGCAAATTCTATGACGTGACCGTAGATTTGCAGGATTCTTACAGAAACGTGACGCAATTAAAATTTGTGCTGCGCGGCACCGGCACGGCTTACCAGGCTTTGGCCACCACTAAAATCACGGCTCCAAAAATCAGCCATGAAGTGATGGAGAGCATCTTGAAAATCACGGTGGCCGACACGGCTACAGCTCCCCGTAACCTGGATTTGTACATCGGGAATTTCAAGTACGCCGTGATTCCATCTTATACCACGGCGGCCGGTTCTGTGTACCTGTACAACATGATTGGCGGGGTACCAGATTCAGCAGAGGTGGGCTATACCAAAACGCGTTTCCCCTTTAACCACGTGGTTCCGCCGGGCACCGAGTTCTTGTACTCCAACCGTTTTATGGACATCACCTTCGCGGAAAAATCTTTGTATGACACGCTGTATTTACAGACCAGCCATGACGCCCAGGATGTGTTCAGCATCAACAATCCGTTGACCACACTGTACCAAGGCGCTAAAGTCACCATCAGGCCTAGGCAGCTTCCGGCAGACAAAACTAAAGCGGCGGTCTACAATCTGGGTTGGGGAAAATCGCGCGGTTTTCTGGGCGGCACCTGGAACGGCGATGCCATTACCTTTAACGTACGGGATTTAGGCAAATTCAAAGTCTTGAGTGACACCGTGGCGCCCACTATGCGCTTGGTGAAGAAATCTCCATCAGAAATCAGCTTCAAGATTGCCGATAATTTGTCGGGCATCGCGTCTTGGTCTTGTGAGGTGAATGGCCAATGGCTGCTCCTGAAATGGGAACACAAATCCTCAACCTTAACTTCTGAGCGGTTGGATAAAACGGTTCCGTTGAGCGGGAATGTGGTGTTGAAAGTGAAGGATTACATGGGGAATGAAGGGGTGTTTACCACTAAGATTTAG
- a CDS encoding fumarylacetoacetate hydrolase family protein, which translates to MKILAIGRNYAEHIAELQNEVPDEPVIFFKPDTAVLRNNEPFYFPDYSTDIHYEVELVMRISKEGKSIQPKFAASYFDGIGVGIDFTARDLQTKAKTKGLPWTLAKGFNGSAPISDFLPVTDFTAFDNINFGLKVNGELKQQGNSGMMIHDFAAILAYMSRFITLKKGDLIFTGTPAGVGPVKIGDRLEAFVEDKTLLNFEVK; encoded by the coding sequence ATGAAAATACTAGCCATAGGAAGAAACTACGCCGAGCACATTGCCGAACTCCAGAACGAGGTACCCGATGAACCGGTCATTTTCTTTAAGCCAGACACCGCCGTGTTGCGCAACAATGAACCCTTTTACTTCCCAGACTACAGCACCGACATTCATTATGAAGTAGAACTGGTCATGCGCATCAGCAAGGAAGGCAAGAGCATTCAGCCTAAGTTTGCGGCCAGTTATTTTGATGGCATTGGCGTGGGCATAGACTTTACGGCGCGGGACCTGCAGACCAAAGCCAAAACCAAAGGCTTGCCCTGGACCCTGGCAAAAGGTTTCAACGGCTCCGCTCCTATCTCAGATTTCCTGCCGGTGACAGATTTTACGGCCTTTGACAACATCAACTTCGGGCTGAAGGTGAACGGGGAATTAAAGCAGCAGGGCAACTCCGGTATGATGATTCATGACTTTGCGGCCATTCTCGCGTATATGTCGCGGTTTATCACCCTTAAAAAAGGCGACCTTATTTTCACCGGCACGCCCGCCGGTGTAGGGCCCGTTAAAATAGGTGATAGACTTGAGGCGTTTGTTGAAGATAAAACCCTGTTGAATTTTGAAGTTAAATAG
- a CDS encoding M48 family metallopeptidase gives MTTLRNALLSFVLLVTLGCSTVPITGRRQVSLVSDAEVTQMSIQAYSDLMKQSKLSSNAQQTNMVKNVGRKIQAAVESFMRQQGASAQLEGYQWEFNLIEDASQQNAFAMAGGKTAVYTGLLPVTQNEAGLAVVMGHEIAHVIAKHSNERISQQMAAEGIGATLGGLGGGASAQILNTAYGIGAGVGMMKFGRTQESEADRLGLIFMAMAGYNPETAITFWQRMAASSGGQSAPEILSTHPSNETRIADIQKHMPEAKKYYTGR, from the coding sequence ATGACGACCTTAAGAAATGCCCTTCTTTCCTTTGTTTTGCTCGTGACGCTGGGCTGCTCCACGGTGCCCATCACCGGCCGCCGCCAGGTGTCGCTGGTAAGTGACGCTGAGGTGACCCAAATGTCCATTCAGGCCTACAGTGACCTTATGAAGCAGAGCAAACTGTCTAGCAACGCGCAGCAGACCAACATGGTGAAAAACGTGGGCCGTAAGATTCAGGCTGCCGTGGAAAGTTTCATGCGCCAGCAAGGAGCCTCGGCGCAGCTGGAAGGCTATCAATGGGAGTTTAACCTGATTGAAGACGCCAGCCAGCAAAACGCCTTCGCCATGGCCGGCGGCAAAACCGCAGTGTACACCGGTCTTCTCCCTGTTACCCAAAACGAAGCCGGCCTGGCCGTAGTCATGGGTCACGAAATTGCCCACGTCATCGCCAAACACTCCAACGAACGCATTAGCCAGCAAATGGCGGCAGAAGGCATTGGCGCCACTTTGGGCGGATTAGGCGGCGGGGCCTCGGCCCAGATTCTGAACACTGCTTATGGCATTGGCGCAGGTGTGGGCATGATGAAATTCGGGCGTACCCAAGAATCAGAAGCTGACCGTTTAGGGTTGATCTTCATGGCTATGGCCGGTTACAACCCAGAGACTGCTATCACCTTCTGGCAGCGCATGGCCGCCAGCAGCGGCGGACAATCTGCCCCAGAAATCCTGAGCACACACCCCAGCAACGAAACCCGCATCGCCGACATCCAGAAACACATGCCCGAAGCTAAGAAATACTACACCGGCCGTTAA
- a CDS encoding 3'-5' exonuclease produces the protein MKLHLRKPIVFFDLETTGVDICKDRIVEISMLKVMPSGEEILKTRRINPTVPIPIESSMIHKIYDDDVADCPTFAQLARSLDDFLKGCDLGGFNLIKFDIPLLAEEFLRADIDWDIENRAIVDVCRIFHQMEQRTLSAAYKFYCDKTLENAHSAEADTIATYEILKSQVAVYEGVPLPGAENTADFPVKNDMQALHKFTFQKTVDLCGRIVYNANGEEVFNFGKHKNVSVVEVLRREPSYYDWMMKGDFPLYTKKVLTRIKLRGALRQTAL, from the coding sequence ATGAAACTACATTTACGCAAGCCTATCGTCTTTTTTGACCTGGAAACCACCGGCGTGGACATCTGCAAAGATCGCATTGTGGAAATCAGCATGTTGAAAGTAATGCCCTCTGGCGAAGAGATTCTCAAGACCCGCCGCATCAATCCCACCGTGCCCATTCCCATTGAGAGCAGTATGATCCACAAAATCTATGACGATGACGTGGCCGATTGCCCCACCTTCGCGCAACTGGCCCGCTCGCTGGATGATTTCCTGAAAGGCTGCGATTTGGGTGGTTTCAACCTGATTAAATTCGACATTCCGTTACTGGCCGAGGAATTCCTGCGCGCCGACATTGACTGGGACATTGAGAACCGTGCCATTGTAGATGTGTGCCGCATCTTCCACCAGATGGAGCAGCGCACGCTCTCGGCGGCCTACAAATTCTACTGCGACAAAACCTTGGAGAACGCGCACTCCGCCGAAGCCGACACCATTGCCACCTATGAAATCCTAAAAAGCCAGGTAGCGGTGTATGAAGGAGTGCCTCTGCCTGGGGCTGAAAACACCGCAGATTTCCCGGTGAAGAATGACATGCAGGCCCTGCACAAATTCACGTTCCAGAAAACCGTGGACCTCTGTGGCCGCATAGTCTACAACGCCAACGGGGAGGAAGTCTTCAATTTTGGCAAGCACAAGAATGTGTCTGTGGTAGAAGTTTTGCGCCGCGAGCCCAGCTATTATGACTGGATGATGAAAGGTGACTTCCCACTTTATACCAAGAAAGTTCTGACCCGCATTAAACTGCGTGGGGCACTGCGACAGACGGCGTTGTAA
- the murC gene encoding UDP-N-acetylmuramate--L-alanine ligase, producing MSTAAYQHIHMIAIGGSIMHNLALALHRKGLKVTGSDDEIFEPAKGRLAKDGLLPEAEGWFPEKLHSKPDAVIVGMHARPDNPELLYSQEHNIPIFSFPEFIYEQSKHKQRIVIAGSHGKTSITSIILHVLQYHNRLFDFAVGAQLEGFDLMVKLTEEAPIIIIEGDEYLSSPIQRVPKIHKYYHHIGVISGISWDHINVFPTEENYREQFRIFVDMTPKAGTLIYNQDDEQVQEICVPNNGDVNYIGYTIHEHKIKKSGKTVLKTKKDDVEIQVFGEHNLRNISAAKEVCKQIGIKGQAFYEALASFKGAARRLEKIGENEHTLVYKDFAHAPSKLKATSEAFKKQYPQRKLIACLELHTFSSLNKDFLPQYKDTFLAPDVKIVYFNPKTLEHKRMPPLDPADLKAAFGDDSIQVYTDNQALQEFLLSQDWKDKNLLMMTSGTFGQLNLQELAEKITAS from the coding sequence ATGAGTACAGCGGCGTATCAACACATTCACATGATTGCCATTGGTGGCAGCATCATGCACAACCTGGCCTTGGCCCTGCACCGGAAAGGCCTTAAGGTCACTGGTTCAGACGATGAGATTTTTGAACCGGCCAAAGGCCGTCTGGCCAAAGACGGCCTGCTGCCCGAAGCTGAGGGTTGGTTCCCAGAAAAACTCCATTCAAAACCAGACGCGGTGATTGTGGGCATGCATGCCCGCCCAGACAACCCCGAGCTGCTTTACTCCCAGGAGCACAACATTCCCATTTTCTCTTTCCCCGAGTTTATCTACGAGCAGAGTAAGCATAAGCAGCGGATAGTGATTGCGGGCAGCCACGGCAAAACGTCCATCACCTCCATCATTCTGCACGTGCTTCAGTACCACAACCGCCTGTTTGACTTCGCCGTGGGCGCGCAACTGGAAGGGTTTGACTTAATGGTGAAACTCACTGAGGAAGCGCCTATCATCATTATTGAAGGCGATGAATACCTCTCCTCTCCTATTCAGCGTGTACCCAAGATCCACAAATACTACCACCACATTGGCGTAATCAGCGGCATCAGCTGGGACCACATCAACGTTTTCCCCACCGAGGAAAATTACCGCGAGCAGTTTAGAATCTTCGTGGACATGACACCCAAGGCAGGCACCTTGATTTATAACCAGGATGATGAGCAAGTGCAGGAAATCTGCGTGCCCAACAACGGCGACGTGAACTACATCGGCTACACCATTCACGAGCATAAAATCAAGAAAAGCGGCAAAACCGTGCTCAAAACCAAGAAAGACGATGTGGAGATTCAGGTCTTCGGGGAGCATAATTTGCGCAACATCTCGGCGGCCAAGGAAGTCTGCAAGCAGATAGGCATCAAAGGTCAGGCGTTCTATGAAGCCCTGGCCAGTTTTAAAGGTGCGGCCCGCAGATTAGAGAAAATCGGCGAAAACGAGCACACGCTGGTCTACAAAGACTTCGCGCACGCGCCTTCTAAACTCAAAGCCACTTCTGAGGCCTTTAAAAAGCAATATCCCCAGCGCAAGTTAATTGCCTGCCTGGAACTGCACACGTTTAGCAGCCTTAACAAAGATTTTCTTCCACAGTACAAAGACACGTTTTTAGCGCCAGACGTGAAGATTGTGTACTTCAACCCCAAAACGCTGGAGCACAAGCGCATGCCCCCACTGGACCCAGCAGACCTGAAAGCCGCTTTTGGGGATGATTCCATTCAGGTTTACACTGACAACCAGGCCTTGCAGGAATTTTTGCTGAGCCAGGACTGGAAAGACAAAAACCTGCTGATGATGACCTCCGGAACCTTCGGGCAACTGAACCTGCAGGAATTGGCAGAAAAAATAACAGCTTCCTAA
- the dnaB gene encoding replicative DNA helicase: MKLKAARGKATWNPKQTAQPQGLGKLPPQALELEEAVLGALMLEKDALTAVIDLLKPQSFYKDAHQRIFKAILALFDKSEPIDILTVTQELREQGELEFVGGAYYVTQLTTRVNSAANIEFHARIITEAAIKRDLISISSEVLGRAYEDTTDVFELLDSTEAKLFEVSESNIRKNFDDMQSLMHKAIKELEAKKSQKEGLTGVPSGFTALDRVTSGWQQSDLIILAARPAMGKTAFVVSAMRNAAVDFGKGVAIFSLEMSSIQLVNRLISAEAELDSEKIKKGNLADYEWTQLNHKITRLSQAPIFIDDTPGLSIRELRTKCRRLKAQHDIQMIIIDYLQLMSGNTDGKGGGNREQEIASISRALKQLAKELSVPVIALSQLSRAVETRGGDKKPMLSDLRESGSIEQDADMVIFLYRPEYYGITEDEMGNPTQGVGEVIIAKHRNGEVGSVALKFIGKYTKFGNLEDGFGGGSPFDGGSGFPTSDFDGPSTGGSPNSIRMGSKMNEGGSGLPPSMGFDDAPPF; this comes from the coding sequence ATGAAACTGAAAGCAGCGCGGGGCAAGGCCACCTGGAACCCAAAACAGACGGCGCAACCGCAAGGATTAGGCAAACTTCCGCCGCAGGCGCTGGAGTTGGAAGAGGCGGTGTTGGGGGCGCTCATGCTGGAGAAAGACGCCTTAACGGCAGTGATTGACCTTCTCAAACCCCAAAGTTTTTACAAAGACGCGCACCAACGCATTTTCAAGGCCATTCTGGCCTTGTTTGATAAATCTGAACCAATTGATATTCTTACGGTTACGCAGGAACTGCGCGAGCAGGGCGAACTGGAATTTGTGGGCGGCGCTTATTACGTAACCCAGCTCACTACGCGCGTCAACTCGGCGGCCAACATTGAGTTTCACGCCCGTATCATCACCGAAGCCGCCATCAAGCGCGATTTAATCAGCATTTCGTCTGAGGTTTTGGGGCGCGCCTATGAAGACACCACCGACGTGTTTGAACTCCTGGACAGCACCGAGGCCAAGTTGTTTGAGGTGAGCGAAAGCAACATCCGGAAGAACTTTGACGACATGCAGTCTTTGATGCACAAGGCCATCAAGGAACTGGAAGCCAAGAAAAGCCAGAAAGAAGGCCTTACCGGCGTACCAAGTGGCTTCACGGCATTGGATAGAGTAACCTCGGGCTGGCAACAGTCTGACTTAATTATTCTGGCGGCGCGCCCCGCAATGGGTAAGACGGCCTTCGTAGTTTCTGCTATGCGGAACGCGGCGGTGGATTTCGGGAAGGGCGTGGCCATTTTCTCCTTGGAGATGTCGTCTATTCAGTTGGTGAATCGATTGATTTCGGCGGAGGCCGAGCTGGACTCTGAGAAAATCAAGAAAGGTAACCTGGCAGATTACGAGTGGACCCAACTAAACCATAAAATCACAAGGCTAAGCCAGGCACCCATCTTTATTGATGATACGCCTGGCCTGAGTATCAGGGAATTGCGGACCAAATGCCGGCGTTTGAAGGCCCAGCATGACATCCAGATGATCATCATTGACTACTTGCAGTTGATGAGCGGCAACACAGACGGCAAAGGTGGCGGAAACCGGGAGCAGGAAATTGCGTCCATCTCGCGGGCTCTCAAGCAGTTAGCCAAAGAGTTGAGCGTGCCGGTGATTGCGCTCTCGCAGTTAAGCCGGGCCGTGGAAACCCGCGGTGGCGACAAGAAACCCATGCTCTCAGATTTACGTGAATCTGGCTCTATTGAGCAGGATGCTGACATGGTTATCTTCCTGTACCGTCCGGAATATTATGGCATCACCGAAGACGAAATGGGCAACCCCACCCAGGGCGTGGGCGAAGTGATCATTGCCAAGCATAGAAACGGTGAAGTGGGCAGCGTGGCGCTTAAATTCATTGGCAAGTACACCAAGTTCGGGAATTTGGAGGATGGTTTTGGCGGCGGCAGTCCGTTTGACGGCGGCAGCGGTTTCCCCACCTCAGACTTTGACGGGCCATCTACCGGCGGAAGCCCCAACTCTATCAGAATGGGCAGTAAGATGAACGAAGGCGGCAGCGGCTTACCGCCCTCCATGGGCTTTGATGACGCTCCGCCGTTTTAA
- a CDS encoding DUF2200 domain-containing protein, with the protein MKNPENHRIYTTSVASVYPHYVAKAEKKGRTKAEVDSIISWLTGYTTPEIQEHLDAKTDFETFFRKAPELNPNVTKITGVICSYRVEEMEDGLMKKIRYLDKLVDELSKGKALEKILRK; encoded by the coding sequence ATGAAAAACCCAGAGAACCATAGAATCTACACCACTTCGGTGGCGAGCGTGTACCCGCATTACGTAGCCAAAGCCGAGAAAAAAGGGCGTACTAAAGCCGAAGTGGACTCCATTATTAGTTGGCTGACCGGCTACACTACCCCTGAAATACAGGAGCATTTAGACGCCAAAACAGATTTTGAGACGTTCTTCCGCAAGGCGCCTGAGCTCAACCCCAATGTCACCAAAATCACGGGTGTGATTTGCAGCTACCGAGTGGAGGAGATGGAAGACGGCCTGATGAAAAAAATCAGGTACCTAGACAAACTGGTAGATGAACTGTCGAAGGGAAAGGCATTGGAGAAAATCCTGCGGAAGTAA
- a CDS encoding alkylphosphonate utilization protein: protein MEVKDSNGALLADGDSVSVIKDLKVKGSSSVIKRGTVVRKIRLTDDAEEIEGKVEKSMMVLKTCFVKKV, encoded by the coding sequence ATGGAAGTAAAAGACAGCAACGGCGCCTTGTTAGCCGACGGCGATTCAGTAAGCGTGATCAAAGATTTAAAAGTAAAAGGCTCCTCGTCGGTGATAAAACGCGGCACGGTGGTGCGCAAAATCAGGCTCACCGATGATGCTGAGGAGATTGAAGGCAAAGTAGAGAAATCTATGATGGTGCTCAAAACCTGCTTCGTGAAGAAAGTGTAA
- a CDS encoding DUF6370 family protein: MKTLVFAIFLSLSGLAAAAQGTTTTAKPTESTPAKVVEASCGQCNFGLKEPGCELAVRIDGKAYFVDGSDIDQHGDSHAKDGFCNAIRKATVQGSVVDNRFKATSFQLLPEEPKKKN; the protein is encoded by the coding sequence ATGAAAACACTTGTATTCGCCATATTTCTGAGCCTTAGCGGTTTGGCCGCAGCGGCGCAAGGAACCACCACCACCGCTAAACCCACAGAAAGCACGCCAGCGAAGGTAGTGGAAGCGTCTTGCGGCCAATGCAACTTCGGGCTGAAGGAGCCGGGCTGCGAATTGGCCGTACGCATAGACGGCAAAGCCTACTTTGTAGACGGCTCAGACATTGACCAGCACGGCGATTCCCATGCCAAAGACGGTTTCTGCAACGCCATCCGGAAAGCCACCGTGCAAGGCTCCGTGGTAGATAATCGGTTTAAAGCCACCTCGTTCCAGCTGTTGCCTGAAGAGCCCAAAAAGAAGAACTGA